The proteins below are encoded in one region of Caldilineales bacterium:
- the gmd gene encoding GDP-mannose 4,6-dehydratase yields the protein MPKALITGITGQDGSYLADFLLEKGYQVIGVVRRSSTVNFDRIHHIQDRIEIVQGDLLDQVSLIHLLEEHRPHEVYNLAAQSFVPTSFSQPVLTGEVTALGVTRMLDAIRIVDKGIRFYQASSSEMFGKVQEVPQTEKTPFYPRSPYGAAKVYGHWITVNYRESYGLFACSGILFNHESPRRGLEFLPRKVSQGVARIRAGLQKELHLGNLEARRDWGYAPDYVRGMWLMLQQDHPDDYLLATGETHTVREFVQIAFEHVGLDWEKHLVIDPKYYRPAEVDLLVGNPAKARRALAWEHSVSFEQLVRLMVDADLSLLEAAETQRTSPNINW from the coding sequence ATGCCAAAAGCACTCATAACCGGCATCACCGGACAAGATGGCTCGTATCTGGCCGATTTCTTGCTAGAAAAAGGCTACCAGGTCATCGGCGTCGTCCGGCGCAGCAGCACGGTCAATTTCGACCGCATCCACCACATCCAGGACCGCATCGAGATCGTGCAGGGCGACCTGCTCGACCAGGTCAGCCTCATCCACCTGCTCGAAGAACACCGCCCGCACGAAGTCTACAACCTGGCAGCGCAATCCTTCGTCCCCACCTCGTTCAGCCAGCCGGTGCTGACGGGCGAAGTCACGGCCCTGGGCGTCACCCGCATGTTGGACGCCATCCGCATCGTCGACAAAGGCATCCGTTTCTATCAGGCCTCCAGCAGCGAGATGTTCGGCAAGGTGCAGGAGGTGCCGCAGACCGAGAAGACGCCGTTCTATCCGCGCAGCCCCTACGGCGCCGCCAAAGTCTACGGGCACTGGATCACGGTCAACTATCGCGAAAGCTACGGCCTCTTCGCCTGCTCCGGCATCCTCTTCAACCACGAATCCCCGCGGCGAGGGCTGGAGTTCCTCCCACGCAAGGTTTCGCAGGGCGTCGCCCGCATCCGCGCCGGGCTGCAAAAGGAACTGCACCTGGGCAACCTGGAGGCGCGCCGTGATTGGGGCTATGCGCCCGACTATGTGCGGGGCATGTGGCTGATGCTCCAGCAGGATCATCCCGATGACTATCTGCTGGCGACCGGCGAAACCCACACCGTGCGCGAGTTCGTGCAGATCGCCTTCGAGCACGTGGGCCTGGATTGGGAGAAGCACCTGGTCATCGACCCGAAATACTACCGCCCGGCCGAAGTGGACCTGCTGGTGGGCAACCCGGCCAAAGCCCGCCGCGCCCTGGCCTGGGAGCACTCCGTCAGCTTCGAGCAGCTCGTCCGCCTGATGGTGGACGCCGACCTGTCCCTGCTGGAAGCGGCGGAAACGCAACGGACATCGCCGAATATCAATTGGTAA
- a CDS encoding GDP-mannose 4,6-dehydratase, with the protein MRALITGAAGFAGSYLIRYLLAETDLEIIGTIYRRQPEPPYPAGRVHLERLDLREEAAVAEILARWQPDYIVHLAAQSFVPISWQHPWSTFEQNVLTQINIFRGVLAAHLEDARLLVVGSGQAYGIIEPEDLPIDEDTPLRPLSPYAVSKVTQDLLGWQYHRSHGLHTIRVRPFNHIGPGQNEMFVTSSFAKQIAEIEAGRRAGPLHHGALDAERDFTDVRDVVRAYWLLLDRGEPGAVYNVGSGRSVKIASILQTLLGQARTPIAAAPDPNLERPTDIPCIVCDLTRLHQATGWTPIIPLEQTLADILDDWRQRIRG; encoded by the coding sequence ATGCGCGCCCTCATCACTGGCGCTGCCGGATTCGCCGGCAGCTACCTCATCCGCTATCTGCTGGCCGAAACCGACCTGGAGATCATCGGCACCATCTACCGCCGCCAGCCCGAACCGCCCTACCCGGCCGGCCGCGTCCACCTGGAACGGCTCGACCTGCGCGAAGAAGCGGCCGTGGCCGAGATCCTGGCCCGTTGGCAACCCGATTACATCGTCCATTTGGCCGCCCAGTCCTTCGTCCCCATCTCCTGGCAGCACCCCTGGTCAACCTTCGAGCAAAACGTCCTCACCCAGATCAACATCTTCCGCGGCGTCCTCGCCGCCCATCTGGAAGACGCCCGCTTGCTGGTGGTCGGTTCGGGCCAGGCCTACGGCATCATCGAGCCGGAAGACCTGCCCATCGACGAAGACACACCCCTGCGACCCCTGTCGCCCTACGCCGTCAGCAAGGTGACGCAGGACCTGCTGGGCTGGCAATACCACCGCAGCCACGGCCTGCACACCATCCGCGTGCGGCCATTCAACCACATCGGCCCCGGCCAGAACGAGATGTTCGTCACCTCCAGCTTCGCCAAGCAGATCGCCGAGATCGAGGCCGGCCGCCGGGCGGGGCCGCTCCATCACGGCGCGCTGGACGCCGAACGCGACTTCACCGACGTGCGCGATGTCGTCCGCGCCTACTGGCTGCTCCTCGACCGGGGCGAGCCGGGCGCCGTCTACAACGTCGGCAGCGGCCGCTCGGTCAAGATCGCCTCCATCCTCCAGACCCTGCTCGGCCAGGCCCGGACGCCCATCGCCGCTGCGCCCGACCCCAACCTCGAACGCCCCACCGACATCCCCTGCATCGTCTGCGACCTCACCCGCTTGCACCAGGCCACCGGCTGGACGCCCATCATCCCCCTCGAACAAACCCTGGCCGACATCCTCGACGACTGGCGCCAACGCATTCGCGGGTAG
- the metK gene encoding methionine adenosyltransferase, with translation MRSPKLFFTSESVTEGHPDKMCDQISDAVLDALLAQDPMSRVACETATKTGFVILLGEITTNGFVNFDDLVRQIVREIGYTSSDFGFDAATCAVQVAIAAQSPDIALGVDKALEAKEGRMTEDQVAAIGAGDQGMMVGFACDETPEMMPLSISLAHRLTRRLSEVRKEGVLPWLRPDGKAQVTVEYAFGKPQRVATVLVSTQHAPEVSNREIRARVIEHVIEPVLGDWVNGTTQIFVNPTGRFVTGGPMGDAGLTGRKIIVDTYGGVGRHGGGAFSGKDPTKVDRSGAYAARWVAKNIVAAGLADRCEIQISYAIGVAEPLSISIETFGTGKVEDVVIERLVRECFDLRPGAIIRDLDLRRPIYRQTAAYGHFGRNDLDLPWERTDRAEELRRLAGLG, from the coding sequence ATGCGCTCACCCAAGCTCTTCTTCACCAGCGAATCGGTGACAGAAGGGCACCCCGATAAGATGTGCGACCAGATCAGCGACGCCGTGCTGGACGCGCTGCTGGCCCAGGACCCCATGTCGCGCGTGGCCTGCGAGACGGCCACCAAGACCGGTTTCGTCATCCTGCTGGGCGAGATCACCACCAATGGTTTCGTCAACTTCGATGATTTGGTGCGCCAGATCGTCCGCGAGATCGGTTACACCTCCTCCGATTTCGGCTTCGACGCCGCCACCTGCGCCGTGCAGGTCGCCATCGCCGCCCAATCGCCCGACATCGCCCTGGGCGTGGACAAGGCCCTGGAGGCCAAGGAAGGCCGCATGACTGAGGATCAGGTGGCGGCTATTGGCGCCGGCGACCAGGGCATGATGGTTGGCTTCGCCTGCGACGAGACCCCCGAAATGATGCCGCTCAGCATCAGCCTGGCCCATCGCCTCACCCGGCGGCTGTCGGAGGTGCGCAAAGAGGGCGTCCTGCCCTGGCTGCGGCCCGACGGCAAGGCCCAGGTGACGGTGGAATATGCCTTCGGCAAACCGCAGCGCGTGGCCACCGTCCTCGTCTCCACCCAACACGCGCCCGAAGTGAGCAACCGCGAAATCCGGGCCAGGGTGATCGAGCACGTGATCGAGCCGGTGCTGGGCGACTGGGTCAACGGCACGACCCAGATTTTCGTCAACCCCACCGGGCGATTCGTCACTGGCGGGCCGATGGGCGATGCCGGGCTGACCGGCCGCAAGATCATCGTCGACACCTACGGCGGCGTTGGCCGGCACGGCGGCGGCGCTTTTTCGGGCAAGGACCCGACGAAGGTGGACCGCAGCGGGGCCTATGCCGCGCGCTGGGTGGCCAAGAACATCGTCGCCGCCGGCCTGGCCGACCGCTGCGAAATCCAGATTTCCTACGCCATCGGCGTGGCCGAGCCACTGAGCATCAGCATCGAGACCTTTGGCACCGGCAAGGTGGAGGATGTGGTGATCGAGCGGCTGGTGCGCGAGTGCTTCGACCTGCGCCCCGGCGCCATCATCCGCGACCTCGACCTGCGCCGCCCCATCTACCGCCAGACTGCTGCCTACGGGCACTTTGGCCGCAACGACCTCGACCTGCCCTGGGAGCGCACCGACCGGGCGGAGGAGTTGCGGCGGCTGGCCGGGTTGGGCTGA
- the ahcY gene encoding adenosylhomocysteinase → MSTKTKNYDIKDIKLADRGRFRMEWAAKEMPVMRLLQERFAAERPLDGMRLAACLHITAETANLARVLQAGGADVVLTASNPLSTQDDVAATLVSHFEIPVFAIKGEDNETYYQHLHAALDHQPHMTMDDGMDLVAALHKDRRNLLDNVVGGTEETTTGVIRLKAMAAQGALEFPVIAVNDALTKHFFDNRYGTGQSTMDGIIRATNVLIAGKNVVVAGYGWCSRGIAMRASGLGGNVIVTEVDPLKALEAVMDGYRVMPMAAAAAVGDIFVSATGDIHVLDGHHFEAMKDGAILANSGHFNVEVNIPALEAMSTKITRVRDFLDEYHLADGRRLYLIGEGRLVNLAAAEGHPSAVMDMSFANQALAAAYVRQHAGELENNVYSVPEAIDKEVARLKLTAMGIQIDTLTAEQDHYLNSWTEGT, encoded by the coding sequence ATGTCCACCAAAACCAAGAATTACGACATCAAAGACATCAAGCTGGCCGACCGTGGCCGCTTTCGCATGGAATGGGCGGCCAAAGAGATGCCCGTCATGCGCCTGCTGCAAGAACGCTTCGCCGCCGAACGCCCGTTGGACGGGATGCGGCTGGCCGCCTGTCTGCACATCACCGCCGAAACCGCCAACCTGGCGCGGGTCTTGCAGGCCGGCGGGGCGGATGTGGTGCTCACTGCCTCCAACCCACTCTCGACCCAGGACGATGTAGCCGCCACGCTGGTCTCGCACTTCGAGATCCCAGTCTTCGCCATCAAGGGCGAGGACAACGAGACCTACTATCAACATCTCCACGCCGCCCTCGACCATCAACCGCACATGACCATGGATGACGGCATGGACCTGGTGGCGGCGCTGCACAAAGACCGCCGCAACCTGCTCGATAACGTCGTCGGCGGCACCGAAGAGACCACCACCGGCGTCATCCGCCTGAAGGCCATGGCCGCGCAAGGCGCGCTGGAGTTCCCGGTCATCGCCGTCAACGACGCCCTGACCAAGCATTTCTTCGACAATCGCTATGGCACCGGCCAGAGCACGATGGACGGCATCATCCGCGCCACCAATGTCCTCATTGCCGGCAAGAACGTCGTCGTAGCGGGCTACGGCTGGTGCAGCCGCGGCATCGCCATGCGGGCATCTGGGCTGGGCGGCAATGTCATCGTCACCGAGGTCGATCCCCTGAAAGCCCTGGAAGCGGTGATGGATGGCTATCGCGTGATGCCCATGGCCGCAGCCGCCGCGGTCGGTGATATTTTCGTCAGCGCCACCGGCGACATCCATGTCCTGGATGGCCATCATTTCGAAGCGATGAAGGATGGCGCCATCCTGGCCAACTCCGGTCATTTCAATGTCGAGGTCAACATCCCCGCCCTCGAAGCCATGTCGACCAAGATCACCCGCGTCCGCGACTTCCTGGATGAATACCACCTGGCCGATGGCCGCCGCCTGTACCTGATCGGCGAAGGCCGGCTGGTGAACCTGGCTGCGGCTGAGGGCCATCCCAGCGCCGTCATGGATATGAGCTTCGCCAACCAGGCCCTGGCCGCGGCCTACGTGCGCCAGCACGCCGGCGAACTGGAAAACAACGTCTATTCGGTGCCCGAAGCCATCGACAAAGAGGTGGCGCGGCTGAAACTGACCGCCATGGGCATCCAGATCGACACCCTGACCGCCGAACAAGACCACTATCTCAATTCGTGGACGGAAGGGACGTGA
- a CDS encoding carbohydrate kinase family protein → MSIIVTGSIAWDFLMHFPGHFREHILADRSDKLSVSFLVDSKERHRGGCAPNIAYNLALLGNRPRLMGTAGVDFDDYRQWLEQVGVDTSLTVAFADEFTATFTVMTDLDHNQIASFHTGAMARARELSFHDLPREGVGWVIISPNDPQAMVKYARECRQLGIRFVYDPSQQLARIDRAELMESMEGAAVLTVNDYELEMAKRLSGLDEAELLQHVGALVVTRGPDGASVYARDDIHHIPAAHARALVEPTGVGDAFRAGLLTGLERDYGWPGVLRLANVAAVYVIEQVGTQNHSYTITDFIARYRQNYGDDAVTDDLQRRSQDLIPRP, encoded by the coding sequence ATGTCCATCATCGTCACCGGCTCCATCGCCTGGGATTTTCTGATGCACTTCCCCGGCCATTTCCGCGAGCACATCCTGGCCGACCGCAGCGACAAGCTCTCGGTCAGCTTCCTGGTCGATTCCAAAGAGCGACACCGCGGCGGCTGCGCCCCCAACATCGCCTACAACCTGGCGTTGTTGGGCAACCGCCCGCGGCTGATGGGCACCGCCGGCGTCGATTTCGACGACTATCGCCAATGGCTTGAGCAGGTTGGCGTCGATACCTCGCTCACCGTCGCCTTTGCAGACGAATTCACCGCCACCTTCACGGTGATGACCGACCTCGACCACAACCAGATCGCCTCGTTTCACACCGGCGCCATGGCGCGGGCACGCGAGTTGAGTTTTCACGATCTCCCGCGCGAGGGCGTCGGCTGGGTGATCATCTCGCCCAACGACCCGCAGGCGATGGTGAAATACGCCCGCGAATGCCGACAGTTGGGCATCCGCTTCGTCTATGACCCCAGCCAGCAGCTGGCCCGCATCGACCGGGCCGAACTGATGGAGAGCATGGAGGGCGCGGCTGTGCTGACGGTCAACGACTACGAGCTCGAGATGGCCAAACGGCTATCGGGGCTGGACGAAGCCGAGCTTCTGCAACATGTGGGGGCGCTGGTGGTGACGCGCGGGCCAGATGGCGCCAGCGTCTACGCCCGCGACGACATCCACCACATCCCCGCCGCCCACGCCCGCGCCCTGGTCGAGCCGACCGGCGTCGGCGATGCCTTCCGCGCCGGGCTGCTCACCGGGCTGGAGCGCGACTACGGCTGGCCCGGCGTCTTGAGGCTGGCCAATGTGGCCGCCGTCTATGTCATCGAACAAGTCGGCACCCAGAACCATTCCTATACCATCACTGATTTCATCGCCCGCTATCGCCAAAACTACGGCGACGACGCCGTGACCGACGATTTGCAGCGGCGATCCCAAGACCTGATCCCCAGACCCTAA
- the mtnA gene encoding S-methyl-5-thioribose-1-phosphate isomerase, whose product MSDRTVWWEAGKVRMIDQRLLPLEYVIADFEAVAAVASAITDMVVRGAPAIGATAGFGMALAAQQSEAHYASQLLADLRRAKATLDAARPTAVNLAWATARLLALAEELAEGGAKPDEMRAALLAEAQRLADQDVEINRRMGRYGAAVIPQNAHILHHCNTGSLAAVDYGTALGVVRAAHEAGKNIHVWVDETRPRLQGARLTAWELMRDGIPMHLIADNAAGLLMRQGKVDVVLYGADRVAANGDVANKIGSYKLAVVAKENGIPCYSVVPTSTIDLDLPDGDHIPIEERGWEEVALVGETQIAPDDAPVYNPAFDVTPHRYLTGIITEEGVCYPPFTESLAAAKARAEARIRAAQARQA is encoded by the coding sequence ATGAGCGACCGCACCGTATGGTGGGAAGCAGGCAAAGTCCGCATGATCGACCAGCGCCTGCTCCCACTGGAATATGTGATAGCCGACTTCGAGGCCGTAGCCGCTGTGGCGAGCGCCATCACCGACATGGTGGTGCGCGGCGCCCCGGCCATCGGCGCCACCGCCGGCTTTGGCATGGCCCTGGCCGCCCAACAGAGCGAGGCGCACTATGCCAGCCAATTGCTGGCAGACCTGCGCCGGGCCAAAGCCACGCTCGACGCCGCCCGGCCCACCGCCGTCAACCTGGCCTGGGCCACCGCCCGCTTGCTGGCCCTGGCCGAGGAACTGGCCGAAGGTGGGGCGAAGCCAGACGAGATGCGGGCGGCGTTGCTGGCCGAAGCGCAGCGGCTGGCCGATCAGGATGTCGAAATCAACCGGCGGATGGGGCGCTACGGCGCCGCCGTCATCCCCCAAAACGCCCACATCCTCCACCACTGCAACACCGGCTCGCTGGCGGCGGTGGATTACGGCACGGCGCTGGGGGTGGTGCGGGCCGCGCACGAGGCCGGCAAGAACATCCATGTGTGGGTGGACGAGACGCGACCGCGTCTGCAGGGCGCCCGGCTGACGGCCTGGGAATTGATGCGCGACGGCATCCCCATGCACCTGATCGCCGACAACGCCGCCGGGCTGCTGATGCGCCAGGGCAAGGTGGATGTGGTGCTGTATGGCGCCGACCGGGTGGCGGCCAACGGCGATGTGGCCAACAAGATCGGCAGCTACAAACTGGCGGTGGTGGCCAAAGAGAACGGCATCCCCTGCTACTCGGTCGTCCCCACCTCTACCATCGACCTCGACCTGCCCGACGGCGACCACATCCCCATCGAGGAGCGCGGCTGGGAGGAAGTGGCCCTGGTCGGCGAGACGCAGATCGCGCCCGACGATGCGCCCGTCTACAACCCGGCCTTCGATGTGACCCCCCACCGCTATCTCACCGGCATCATCACCGAAGAGGGCGTCTGCTACCCACCCTTCACCGAGAGCCTGGCCGCGGCCAAAGCCCGCGCCGAGGCCCGCATCCGCGCCGCACAGGCGCGACAAGCCTGA
- a CDS encoding HigA family addiction module antidote protein: MIRSFANDETKQFYASGLPAIHPGEFLAETLHELGISQAQFARALGVSPMRISHVVRGARPVTAELALLFGRALGQTPHYWLNLQAAYDLKTAEAAISNRLEAVPTLAPA, translated from the coding sequence ATGATTCGCTCGTTTGCCAACGATGAAACCAAGCAGTTCTATGCTAGCGGTCTGCCGGCCATCCATCCCGGCGAATTCCTGGCCGAAACGTTGCACGAACTGGGCATCTCCCAGGCGCAATTCGCACGCGCCCTCGGCGTTTCGCCCATGCGCATTTCCCATGTGGTCAGAGGCGCTCGCCCGGTCACGGCCGAACTGGCCTTGTTGTTCGGTCGCGCCCTGGGCCAGACGCCGCACTACTGGCTCAACCTCCAGGCTGCCTACGACTTGAAGACCGCCGAGGCGGCCATCAGCAACCGCCTGGAGGCCGTCCCCACCCTGGCGCCAGCCTAG